One Brassica napus cultivar Da-Ae chromosome C2, Da-Ae, whole genome shotgun sequence DNA window includes the following coding sequences:
- the LOC111203839 gene encoding uncharacterized protein LOC111203839, with protein MEEIAAALKELSDALKAEQMLWKQKSRVFWLREGDKNTKYFHALTKQRRARNKITQLLDVNGNIVEDEEGLVAIATSYYRQIFESSTPEDIEEALPEVPTTITGTMNDSLTAPVSEWEVKLALFAMHPDKAPGLDGMTALFYQQFWDIVKQVLTLMVNKFLFEGHVANSLNDTNICLIPKTTKPNDMAQFRPISLCNVSYKIVSKVLCQRLKKVLPGLISETQSAFAAGRKISDNIMIAQEMFHALRTKPSGRNKRMAIKTDMSKAYDRMEWSFIEAVMRKMRFSETWITWIMRINAATRQEVKDTLGIHYDGGMGKYLGIPEDISGSKCKLFAFLKDNLMHRVNGWTGRWLSKGGKEVMIKSILLALPTYVMSTFLLPLEICENLASAIAQFWWSSNPPKRGIHWAKWDKVCLPKEEGGIGFRLIHEFNLALLAKQLWRLVQYPDSLVARVLRGRYYRMISPLRETSTSSPSYVWTSISAARKLLLLGIRQKIHSGYDVRVWEDPWIPTTPARPARPIAPVMNLNMRVSDIINQESKEWDVGLLDDYVHPDDIPLIRSMTISSTHRRDTFCWNYTRNGQYTVKSGYWVAQNLLKQEEEKEILEPSITKLQAFAWKLKAPRKMCHLIWQLITGQVVVTRI; from the exons ATGGAGGAAATTGCAGCAGCGTTGAAGGAACTATCTGATGCTCTTAAGGCAGAACAAATGCTCTGGAAACAAAAGAGTAGAGTGTTTTGGCTGAGAGAGGGAgataaaaataccaaatatttTCATGCCTTAACGAAGCAAAGGAGAGCAAGGAACAAAATCACGCAGCTTCTGGATGTTAATGGTAATATAGTTGAGGATGAGGAAGGACtggtagccattgctactagttaTTATCGACAAATCTTTGAGTCATCTACACCAGAAGACATTGAAGAGGCGCTACCTGAAGTTCCTACGACGATTACAGGAACAATGAATGACAGCCTCACAGCTCCTGTTTCAGAATGGGAGGTTAAATTAGCTCTCTTTGCTATGCATCCAGATAAGGCACCGGGACTAGATGGGATGACTGCGCTTTTTTACCAACAATTTTGGGATATAGTCAAGCAGGTTTTAACTCTTATGGTGAATAAATTCCTGTTTGAAGGACATGTAGCCAATAGTTTGAATGATACAAACATATGCCTTATCCCGAAAACAACTAAGCCTAATGATATGGCTCAGTTCCGACCCATAAGCTTGTGCAATGTTAGCTACAAGATCGTTTCGaaggtcttatgccagagaCTAAAGAAAGTCTTGCCAGGTTTGATATCAGAAACCCAGTCAGCCTTTGCTGCTGGAAGAAAGATTTCAGATAATATCATGATTGCTCAAGAGATGTTTCATGCCCTACGAACAAAGCCGAGTGGACGTAATAAGAGGATGGCCATCAAGACAgatatgagtaaggcatatgataggatggaaTGGTCGTTTATCGAAGCTGTGATGCGTAAGATGAGATTCTCTGAGACATGGATCACCTGGATTATGAG gatTAATGCAGCCACCCGACAAGAGGTTAAAGATACACTTGGAATACACTATGATGGAGGGATGGGAAAGTATTTGGGGATCCCAGAGGATATTAGTGGGTCTAAATGTAAACTTTTTGCATTTCTAAAGGATAATCTGATGCACAGAGTCAATGGATGGACTGGTCGATGGCTttcaaaaggaggaaaggaagtaATGATCAAATCCATTTTACTAGCTCTTCCTACATACGTTATGTCAACGTTTCTGCTCCCATTGGAGATCTGTGAAAACCTCgctagtgccattgcacaattttggtggagctcAAATCCTCCAAAAAGAGGGATACACTGGGCGAAATGGGACAAGGTTTGTTTACCCAAAGAAGAGGGCGGTATTGGCTTCCGGCTAATTCATGAGTTCAATTTAGCACTACTGGCAAAGCAATTATGGAGACTGGTCCAATACCCTGATTCACTGGTTGCCCGAGTATTAAGGGGGCGATATTATAGGATGATCTCGCCATTGAGGGAAACCTCTACTAGCAGCCCATCATATGTGTGGACAAGCATCTCCGCAGCAAGGAAGCTTTTACTGCTAGGAATCAGACAGAAGATTCACTCTGGTTACGACGTCAGGGTGTGGGAGGATCCGTGGATTCCAACGACACCTGCTAGACCGGCTAGACCTATAGCCCCTGTGATGAACCTAAACATGAGAGTCAGTGACATCATTAATCAGGAATCAAAGGAGTGGGATGTAGGATTACTAGATGATTATGTCCATCCTGATGATATACCTCTCATCCGCAGTATGACTATAAGCTCTACTCACCGTCGAGATACTTTTTGTTGGAACTACACGAGAAATGGCCAATACACAGTCAAGTCTGGATACTGGGTTGCTCAGAACCTATTGAagcaagaagaggaaaaggaaataTTAGAGCCAAGTATCACaaaacttcaagcctttgcttggaagttgaAAGCGCCAAGGAAGATgtgccatcttatatggcaattgatcACGGGTCAGGTAGTAGTAACGAGGATCTAG
- the LOC106368133 gene encoding small glutamine-rich tetratricopeptide repeat-containing protein, whose protein sequence is MAKLTTESPVCRKIVHSFLDFLDSVQVAPGVDEEGLEVAKECMKEAFKITSDSARDYNSKPVSLVSIFTSPVDESSSSSGPDLSNSVDASKEPLFKGTCRDELFGQLFGALEKVRYFNTTPNGDDDPAQLEKATKIFHDAISEMESSGCQKFDAKSLAETFKCQGNKAMQSQQYLEAIELYSFAIALSDENAVFYCNRAAAYTQISMCSEAIKDCLKSIEIDANYSKAYSRLGLAYYAQGKYADAIEKGFKKALELDPHNESVKENIRVAEQKLREEQRQRRNQNTSTGRNQDPGMGGQGIPSQFSMPLNPDMMSMFMNMAGNGGDGNRNGTNEPEIRVGGNINIDLGAADQMPEEFSGALRSMMQMFGGSQEGNNNNPQGTNGAHGRPSGN, encoded by the exons ATGGCGAAACTAACGACGGAGTCTCCTGTCTGCCGCAAAATTGTGCATTCTTTCTTGGATTTTCTTGATTCCG TTCAAGTTGCTCCTGGTGTTGACGAGGAAGGGCTTGAGGTTGCTAAAGAATGCATGAAGGAAGCATTTAAGATCACTTCAGATTCTGCCAGGGACTATAACTCTAAACCCGTTTCGCTTGTTAGTATCTTCACTTCTCCTGTAGATGAGTCTAGTTCTTCATCAGGTCCTGACTTGTCCAACTCAGTGGATGCAAGCAAAGAACCTCTCTTTAAGG GAACTTGTAGAGATGAACTATTTGGCCAACTCTTTGGTGCGCTTGAGAAAGTTCGGTATTTCAATACCACGCCTAACGGAGATGATGATCCTGCTCAGCTGGAGAAAGCAACCAAGATATTTCATGATGCTATCAGT GAAATGGAAAGTTCTGGATGCCAGAAATTTGATGCAAAAAGCTTGGCAGAAACATTCAAGTGCCAAG GTAACAAGGCCATGCAGTCCCAGCAGTATCTGGAGGCAATCGAGCTGTATTCTTTTGCGATTGCACTCTCAGATGAAAACGCTGTTTTCTACTGCAACAG gGCTGCTGCATATACCCAGATCAGCATGTGCTCAGAAGCAATCAAGGACTGTCTTAAATCCATTGAGATAGATGCAAACTATAGTAAGGCTTACAGTCGCCTTGGGTTAGCATATTATGCTCAAGGAAAGTATGCTGATGCTATTGAGAAAGGCTTCAAGAAAG CTTTGGAGTTGGATCCGCATAATGAATCTGTCAAAGAAAACATCAGG GTGGCTGAACAAAAACTAAGAGAAGAACAACGACAGAGACGTAATCAG AATACAAGCACAGGACGTAATCAAGACCCGGGAATGGGAGGGCAAGGAATACCTTCTCAGTTCTCAATGCCTTTAAACCCTGATATGATGAGCATGTTCATGAACATGGCGGGGAACGGAGGAGATGGTAACAGAAATGGTACAAATGAGCCTGAGATTCGTGTAGGCGGAAACATCAACATAGATCTTGGCGCTGCTGATCAAATGCCTGAAGAGTTTTCAGGTGCATTGCGATCAATGATGCAGATGTTTGGAGGATCACAGGAAGGCAACAATAACAATCCTCAAGGTACTAATGGTGCACATGGAAGACCATCTGGAAATTAA
- the LOC106427013 gene encoding uncharacterized protein At4g08330, chloroplastic-like — MDRSASVGIKDGRFGGNHLYSPSFSSSSSMRHVNYSCGSCGYELNLSSTNRITSSIGSKYGKSMKTGIISFFNIDEGRFSQIDEFQCMPHFSRYSLGLFRRKTKLLCRQCNNYIGNASYDKAPPEYALVTQNSSPRKGVTDTVTKYDIRIRALQPSSAVASL; from the exons ATGGACAGATCGGCGTCGGTGGGTATCAAGGACGGCCGATTTGGTGGCAACCACTTGTATTctccatcattttcttcttcatcttccatgAGACATGTCAATTACAG TTGTGGATCTTGTGGGTACGAGCTGAACTTGAGCTCCACCAATCGAATTACATCATCAATTGGATCAAAGTATGGGAAATCCATGAAGACTGGAATCATATCCTTCTTCAACATTGACGAGGGAAGATTCAGCCAGATTGATGAGTTCCAATGCATGCCACACTTCTCCAGATACTCTTTGGGTTTGTTCAGACGCAAGACTAAGCTTCTCTGTCGCCAATGTAATAACTATATCGGCAATGCTTCTTATGACAAGGCCCCTCCTGAGTACGCACTCGTAACACAAAACTCATCGCCCAGGAAGGGTGTCACTGACACTGTTACCAAGTATGATATCAGAATTCGTGCGCTTCAACCTTCTTCCGCTGTTGCTTCTCTGTGA